In a single window of the Osmerus eperlanus chromosome 4, fOsmEpe2.1, whole genome shotgun sequence genome:
- the exosc10 gene encoding exosome component 10, producing MDSSGSELKSRKQDVDMSSSEDPSAEEGEFYPGFKDVDAFMKYGLGTVVAATKAAASLPQVGDEFDLYRSFPGFQEFCATQGDGLLHCMSQIMQHHGCRAHMRDRNKLTGLEDRFDLVVDSNDVILEKVGILLDEAAGVNRTQQPVMPAGYQAPKIVVSSWNRKGGNSRASGGSETFRLLQAKNIARPQLKFRDKVDNSNTPHVPKIFIKPNGIKPLPTYFTNHRMRAQRPEDLDVPAALADLIHQQRTQEHVEDMFAHPYQYELENLTPPEALLSKPEPQMYKSLTETKCSFIYSLEDLATLNEKLCQESEFAVDLEHHSYRSFLGITCLMQISTREEDFIIDTLELRSDLYILNEAFTDPTIVKVFHGADSDIEWLQKDFGLYVVNMFDTHQASRSLNLGRNSLDHLLKHFCNVDSDKRYQLVDWRIRPLPEEMFQYARADTHYLLYVFDRMRVDLYELGHGQPALLRTVWNKSRDICLKRYLKPIFTDDSYMDLLKKQKKTFNTQQLTAFRLLYGWRDKLSRQEDESTGYVLPNHMMTKISEELPKEPQGIIACCNPVPPMVRQQVNELHLLMQQAREMPLLKAEIMAEKKKGLTPKKKPEVTMFGPHDNSRVSESDLPIFSPNELPTKKGTLFSEEEPAVKMDSPNISGLVASAKITVFEDADTVKEPGQLTVAEQKASRIVESFQNPFRMYLPSKDIHINKNAKFDPSTKIYEISNRWKLQSIEQQQKEVEDRRKVKEEAKKVSEERKKSKQSYQESLQDVPTVRQQAAECSKPGGKKRERIVSEGGEGTPKPSKKQMKSAEKAKVEDSSPTPDFQPFDYSQSDFKVFAGDKSKDGSQFDPNRQGHNPKKKNNAKGKKSNTSAGNRSMSYMAGKSDRGSRQNWPKR from the exons atgGATTCTTCAGGTTCTGAGTTAAAGAGTAGAAAACAAGACGTCGATATGTCATCTAGCGAGGATCCATCCGCAGAAGAGGGCGAGTTTTATCCCGGCTTTAAGGATGTCGATGCATTCATGAAG TACGGACTGGGAACAGTTGTAGCTGCTACCAAAGCAGCTGCCAGTCTCCCTCAAGTCGGTGATGAATTCGACTTGTACCGTAGCTTTCCGGGGTTTCAGGAGTTCTGTGCGACTCAAGGAGATGGGTTGTTGCACTG CATGAGTCAGATTATGCAGCATCACGGCTGCAGAGCGCACATGAGAGACCGCAACAAACTGACCGGGTTGGAGGACAGATTTGACTTGGTGGTGGATTCCAACGACGTAATCTTGGAGAAAGTG GGTATTCTGCTGGACGAAGCTGCAGGAGTCAACAGGACTCAGCAGCCCGTCATGCCTGCTGGCTATCAGGCCCCTAAGATTGTGGTGTCCAGCTGGAACAGGAAG GGAGGAAACTCCAGGGCTAGCGGTGGATCAGAGACATTCCGGCTCCTCCAGGCTAAAAACATTGCCAGGCCTCAGCTGAAATTCCGGGACAAAGTTGACAACAGCAACACCCCGCATGTGCCCAAGATCTTCATCAAGCCCAACGGAATCAAACCTCTACCTACGT ATTTCACCAACCATCGCATGCGTGCACAGAGACCAGAGGACCTGGACGTGCCGGCTGCCCTGGCCGACCTCATCCATCAGCAGCGCACGCAGGAGCACGTAGAGGACAT GTTTGCTCACCCATACCAGTATGAGCTGGAGAATCTCACCCCTCCAGAAGCACTGCTGTCCAAACCAGAACCTCAG ATGTACAAATCTCTAACAGAGACGAAGTGCTCGTTCATATACTCCCTGGAAGATCTGGCGACCCTGAATGAGAAACTCTGTCAGGAATCTGAGTTTGCTGTTGATCTGGAG CACCACTCCTATCGAAGCTTCCTGGGCATTACCTGCCTGATGCAGATCTCCACCAGAGAAGAAGACTTCATCATAGACACATTGGAGTTGCGCAGTGATCTGTACATCTTGAACGAGGCCTTCACAGACCCAACAATTGTCAAG GTGTTCCACGGTGCTGACTCGGACATAGAGTGGCTGCAGAAGGACTTTGGACTGTACGTGGTCAACATGTTTGACACTCACCAGGCTTCCCGCTCCCTCAACCTCGGCCGGAACTCCCTGGACCACCTGCTGAAGCACTTCTGCAACGTGGACTCTGACAAACGCTACCAGCTGGTCGACTGGAGAATACG ACCCCTGCCTGAGGAGATGTTCCAGTACGCGCGGGCAGACACCCACTACTTGCTGTATGTGTTTGACCGGATGAGGGTCGACCTATACGAGCTGGGCCACGGACAGCCAGCTCTGCTGAGGACTGTCTGGAACAAAAGCAGAGACATCTGTCTCAAG CGATACCTCAAGCCCATCTTCACAGACGACTCATACATGGACCTGCTGAAGAAACAGAAGAAGACATTCAACACGCAGCAGCTCACTGCCTTCAGACTGCTGTACGGCTGGAGGGACAAGCTGTCCAGACAAGAGGACGAGAGTACTGG TTATGTGCTGCCCAATCACATGATGACCAAGATATCCGAGGAACTCCCAAA AGAGCCTCAAGGCATCATTGCTTGCTGTAACCCTGTCCCCCCGATGGTCAGGCAGCAGGTCAATGAGCTTCACCTGCTAATGCAGCAGGCCAGGGAAATGCCCCTGCTCAAG GCGGAAATCATggcagagaaaaagaaaggactCACGCccaaaaaaaag CCAGAGGTTACCATGTTTGGTCCTCATGATAACTCAAGAGTCTCTGAGAGCGATCTACCCATCTTCTCCCCAAATG AATTGCCAACTAAAAAGGGAACACTCTTCTCTGAAGAGGAACCAGCGGTGAAGATGGATTCGCCAAATATAAGTGGTCTCGTTGCCTCAGCTAAAATCACAGTTTTTGAG GATGCTGACACCGTGAAAGAGCCTGGGCAACTAACCGTAGCCGAACAGAAAGCCTCCAGGATTGTTGAATCTTTCCAAAACCCCTTCCGAATG TACCTACCTTCAAAGGACATCCACATCAACAAAAACGCCAAGTTTGATCCATCGACAAAAATATACGAG ATCAGTAACAGATGGAAGCTACAGAGTATTGAACAGCAGCAGAAAGAGGTAGAGGACAGACGGAAGGTCAAGGAGGAGGCAAAGAAGGTGTCAG aggaaaggaaaaagtCCAAACAAAGCTACCAAGAGTCTCTACAGGATGTTCCTACTGTGCGGCAGCAAGCTGCA GAATGTTCAAAACctggaggaaagaagagagagaggattgtcagcgaagggggggaagggacgCCCAAACCCAGTAAAAAACAAATGAAATCTGCAGAGAAGGCAAAAGTGGAAGACTCCTCTCCAACGCCTGATTTTCAGCCTTTTGACTACAGTCAGTCTGACTTCAAAGTTTTTGCTG GAGATAAATCAAAGGATGGTTCACAATTTGATCCGAACAGACAAGGCCACAATCCCAAGAAAAAG AACAACGCAAAAGGGAAAAAATCCAACACATCTGCTGGAAACAGAAGCATGTCCTATATGGCTGGAAAATCTGACAG AGGATCTCGTCAAAACTGGCCCAAAAGATAG
- the srm gene encoding spermidine synthase, whose product MDSIKDGWFTETCTLWPGQAMSLEVEEVLYHKKSQFQDVMVFKSKTYGNVLVLDGIIQCTERDEFAYQEMIANLPLCSHPCPKKVLIIGGGDGGVLREVVKHTLVESVIQCEIDEDVINVSKKYLPGMAKGFFSPKLTLNVGDGFEFMKQNQDAFDVIITDSSDPVGPAESLFKESYYQLMKTALRDGGILCCQGECQWLHLELLKEMRTFCRTLFPMVDYAYCTIPTYPSGQIGFMLCSKNAETNFREPARTLPQDEVESMSLRYYNPEIHKASFILPEFARKVLSDA is encoded by the exons ATGGACAGCATTAAAGATGGATGGTTCACTGAAACGTGCACGCTATGGCCGGGGCAAGCGATGAGTCTCGAAGTGGAAGAGGTGCTCTACCACAAAAAATCTCAATTTCAAGATGTCATGGTTTTCAAGAG TAAGACCTATGGCAATGTCCTGGTACTTGATGGAATCATTCAATGTACAGAGAGAGACGAGTTTGCCTACCAGGAAATGATTGCCAACCTACCTCTGTGTAGCCACCCATGTCCAAAGAAG GTACTGATTAtcggtggaggtgatggtggagtTCTGAGAGAGGTGGTGAAACATACCCTGGTGGAGTCAGTGATTCAGTGTGAGATAGATGAG GATGTCATCAACGTTTCTAAGAAGTACCTCCCTGGCATGGCTAAGGGTTTCTTCAGTCCTAAGCTCACGCTCAACGTTGGAGACGGCTTTGAGTTCATGAAGCAGAACCAGGATGCTTTTGATGTCATTATAACTGACTCCTCTGATCCTGTTG GGCCTGCAGAAAGTTTGTTCAAAGAGTCGTACTATCAACTGATGAAGACAGCCTTGCGGGACGGTGGAATTCTTTGCTGCCAAG GAGAGTGTCAATGGCTCCATTTGGAGCTGCTAAAAGAGATGAGGACCTTCTGCAGGACCCTATTCCCCATGGTGGACTACGCCTACTGCACCATTCCCACCTATCCCAGCGGGCAGATTGGCTTCATGCTGTGCAGTAAAAACGCT GAAACTAATTTCCGAGAACCTGCCAGAACACTGCCACAGGATGAGGTAGAGAGCATGAGCCTTAGATACTACAACCCAGAGATCCACAAAGCATCCTTCATCCTCCCAGAGTTTGCAAGAAAG GTACTGAGTGATGCATGA
- the sst7 gene encoding cortistatin has protein sequence MQLLVVLAALMGVLYSARAAAVLPVEERSPIQANRELSTERKQLILKLVSGLLDGASDSNMLPGDVSPLDLEEPLESRLEERAVYNRLSQLPQRDRKAPCKNFFWKTFTSC, from the exons ATGCAGCTCCTGGTCGTTTTAGCTGCTCTCATGGGGGTCCTGTACAGTGCGAGAGCAGCCGCTGTGCTtcctgtggaggagaggagccccATCCAGGCGAACCGG GAGTTGAGTACAGAGCGTAAGCAGCTGATTCTGAAGCTGGTGTCAGGCTTGCTGGACGGTGCGTCAGACTCAAACATGCTGCCGGGGGACGTGTCTCCCCTGGACTTGGAGGAGCCCCTGGAGTCTcgtctggaggagagggctgtcTACAACCGGCTATCACAGCTCCCACAGAGAGACCGCAAAGCCCCTTGTAAAAACTTCTTCTGGAAAACCTTCACCTCTTGCTAA